GGATCTGATCGAAGCGGCGATCGCCAGCACACGTCTGGCATTGCAGACCAACCAGATGCAGGCGGAACTGACACTGTCCGACGAGCGAGTCCAGGCCGCGCAGAGTCGAGCCCAGCGCAGTCTGGAGAGGGATCTCCACGACGGAGCGCAACAGCGACTGATCGCACTTCGCATGAAGGTCAGCGTGCTGACGAGGATCATGGATCAGGACAGCCGAAGGGCCGCGGAACTGGCGCGGGAACTTCGGTCCGGACATCGAAGCCGCCTTGTCCGAGGTACGCGACGTCGCGCATGGCCGAGGGCATCGCACGCTCACTGCGCAGGGCCTGGCAGCGGCGCTGGACGATCTGATAACGCGCAGTCCATTCCCCGTGACGTTGGCCATGGAGAACATCGGACGATACCCCTCCCCGATCGAGGGGGCCGTGTACCTGACCTGTTCTGAGGCGCTGCAGAACGTCGGAAAGCACGCCGGCCCAGGAGTGAGCGTCACGGTGACTCTCGCCGACGATGGGGAATGGCTGTCTCTCTCCGTCGTTGACAACGGGAAATGGCGGGGCAGCAACTCGCAGGCCACGGGCCATGGGATGACGAACATGCGGGAACGCATCCTCGACGTGGGCGGTTCGCTGACCGTC
This window of the Candidatus Nanopelagicales bacterium genome carries:
- a CDS encoding histidine kinase; the encoded protein is MADALEDPELEINYWVPDRAQWVDSTGGFTDQVPVPGSDRAATLINQPDGSPLAEIVHDESMLEQPDLIEAAIASTRLALQTNQMQAELTLSDERVQAAQSRAQRSLERDLHDGAQQRLIALRMKVSVLTRIMDQDSRRAAELARELRSGHRSRLVRGTRRRAWPRASHAHCAGPGSGAGRSDNAQSIPRDVGHGEHRTIPLPDRGGRVPDLF
- a CDS encoding ATP-binding protein, whose protein sequence is MYLTCSEALQNVGKHAGPGVSVTVTLADDGEWLSLSVVDNGKWRGSNSQATGHGMTNMRERILDVGGSLTVGSDGGGMAVRARVPVT